atttcctgacatcagtgacCTGAGGGACCGTGGCATAAAGATATAGCAATAGAGAGGAGAAACAATCGGCTCATTTTACCAGGGCAAAGGTTTCTGAGCTCACTTGAGTAGAGCCACTTCTTGGCCAGCTGACAGCATGACATCAGTTGATGTCATTTAAGAAGAGACTCTTCCTttgattctttgttttattattcatttttttccccaccCTTAAAGGGACTTTGCAGCGTTACACCCTATTTTCATTAGGCCCCAGAACGTGATCCaccgaaaataaataaaatcaataatGCTTCCAGTCCCCAACCTGTAAACTTCTGGAACACGTCACTGTCATCTATGGAGACGTGTCCTCAGTGATGATTTCCTGCATTCAGTGGACACTTAGTGGTACTTAGTAGGACCGTTGTTTCTCTGAGAACAACCTGAAATTTTAGCAGGTCCTGGAACCTTTCttacagattctgattgatgaCCTCACTCTGTCTATTCCTCTACATCCTAAAGATGTCTATATACCTGGGATCTAATGACTGTGCGGCCATTACACTATACAGACCGCATTGTCATCTCCACGAATCCAGCCTGAGATGTGCACTGTGTCTCATGACTCATCATCTTGTCAAAGGATGAATCCAGCCATGATCAGACTGTAAGAACGTTAGTTATTAAAGTGATGTCCAGTTTggattaggctaggttcacatctgctgcCAGATTGCACTATTCTGTTTCGGGATATAAACAGAACGCCAGAATCACAGGATGTGATGCCTGACGGACCCCATTTACTAAAGCGGGGTCTGGTGGTATTTCATCCTTTTTTGCCAGAACCTGTGTTGGCCACATCCGATTACCATTGCTgtgcttttctctttttttttttgttattctatCAAATTTAGTCTACgcagtttttggtgcagtttttgaaTGAAAGCAGGAAGTGGATTCTAGAGGAATGGTGTATACTTCTCCATCTTGCTGATCCACTTTTTGCCTTTggctaaaaaaaatctgtatcaaATACTGCATGTGTGTTTGCAGCTTAATAGGAATGCTATAATTCTATCTACTAACAAAGTCAATTGTTTTCCTAACAGAAAATTGCAGTAAAAAGTCTGAAAGAAGTTTTATATTATCTCTACATTATAAAGAAGAAGATGAAGATATCCTGCAGCACTCTTTGAGAGAAAACCTCATTACCTGTAACGTACGTCCAGGACTTCACACTACAGATCTATCATATAATCCTCCTAATCAtgaggaaccttctcctgaccaatcacagattgttatCATAAGTACCGAGCAGAAAGGGGGTAAAAGGTTTCATTGTGGTGAATGTGGAAAGCAGTTTACAAAAAGCTGTAAACTTTCTACACACAGAAGAATTCATacgggagagaagccatattcatgttcagaatgtgggaaatgttttattcagAAGTCACATCTACTTAAACACCagcgaagtcacacaggagagaagtcatattcatgttcagaatgtgggaaatatttcatgcataaatcagatcttgctacacatgagagaattcatacaggagagaaaccgtattcatgttcagaatgtgggaaatgtttttctgCTAAAACC
The genomic region above belongs to Bufo gargarizans isolate SCDJY-AF-19 chromosome 4, ASM1485885v1, whole genome shotgun sequence and contains:
- the LOC122933875 gene encoding gastrula zinc finger protein XlCGF17.1-like, which codes for MEEDIPVHVTTENCSKKSERSFILSLHYKEEDEDILQHSLRENLITCNVRPGLHTTDLSYNPPNHEEPSPDQSQIVIISTEQKGGKRFHCGECGKQFTKSCKLSTHRRIHTGEKPYSCSECGKCFIQKSHLLKHQRSHTGEKSYSCSECGKYFMHKSDLATHERIHTGEKPYSCSECGKCFSAKTKYRDHQRSHTGEKPYSCSLCGKCFTNKSNLVRHERSHTGEKPFSCSLCGKCYITKATLENHQRVHTGEKPYSCSVCGKCFINKSNLATHQRIHIGNKPHSCSLCGKCFFTRAKLASHQRSHTGEKPYSCPVCGKCFTHKSNLVRHEKSHTEENPF